A region from the Mya arenaria isolate MELC-2E11 chromosome 2, ASM2691426v1 genome encodes:
- the LOC128225076 gene encoding pregnancy-specific beta-1-glycoprotein 2-like isoform X1 produces the protein MEYLIYAWNFFYCINAVISSDIISFEVNTTSVKEGSAVLFKCLSQKQTYVIEFLRDSSYLGKCSIFNCLVISTDYITSKNTSSDSYNENYLTIKLFIQTMAGSYTCRSMETGDSKMINLTIAAPITYVNLNPTNNPVSVIENTSYQFECETSIGRPYATVRWFKDNRTIDNIADDIELTPLSTSSQLNEVTRSVLQFQPTKHDHGMRLFCLANNGGPDIYSAKAVLDILYGPSTPTCQFNSSMVNESIYIREGQDLTILCSADGNPPPFLTWTYPGGTYSGPTLRLSKIATDASGNFTCSAENTLKPTDEQEVIGSTTFTFAVNVHFPIDAVFISSPTKDVVVLQDNEELIVKCECLDGIPKATFEWFFRQCNQ, from the exons ATGGAATATTTGATTTACGCTTGGAACTTCTTTTACTGCATAAATGCAGTAATCTCATCAG ATATAATATCATTTGAAGTAAACACAACGTCTGTTAAAGAAGGCAGTGCAGTTCTTTTTAAGTGTTTATCTCAAAAACAGACGTATGTTATAGAATTCCTTAGGGACAGTAGTTATCTCGGAAAATGTAGTATTTTTAATTGCCTTGTTATAAGTACTGATTACATTACATCAAAAAACACTTCTAGTGACAGTTACAACGAGAACTATCTGACCATTAAACTTTTCATACAAACAATGGCTGGATCGTACACCTGTAGATCGATGGAGACTGGAGATTCTAAAATGATTAACCTAACTATTGCAG CTCCCATAACATATGTGAATCTCAACCCGACGAACAATCCGGTGTCGGTTATTGAAAACACCAGCTATCAGTTTGAATGTGAGACATCCATTGGTAGACCATACGCTACAGTACGATGGTTTAAAGACAACAGAACTATCGATAACATTGCTGACGACATTGAGCTTACACCTCTATCAACATCAAGTCAACTGAACGAAGTTACAAGAAGCGTTCTACAATTTCAACCAACGAAACATGACCACGGAATGAGACTGTTTTGTCTTGCTAATAACGGAGGTCCTGACATATATTCTGCAAAGGCAGTTTTGGATATTTTGT ATGGTCCAAGTACTCCAACGTGTCAATTCAACAGCTCAATGGTTAATGAAAGTATATACATACGGGAAGGTCAGGATCTCACCATTTTATGTTCAGCTGATGGTAATCCACCACCTTTTCTGACGTGGACGTACCCTGGAGGAACTTACTCTGGTCCTACCCTCCGTTTAAGCAAGATTGCAACCGATGCGAGTGGGAACTTCACATGCTCTGCGGAAAATACTTTGAAACCAACCGATGAACAAGAAGTAATTGGCTCTACCACCTTTACCTTTGCTGTTAATGTTCACT TTCCGATCGATGCAGTATTTATTTCTTCACCAACAAAAGACGTGGTCGTCTTACAAGACAACGAAGAGCTTATTGTCAAGTGCGAGTGTTTAGATGGTATACCAAAAGCAACGTTTGAATGGTTTTTTAGACAATGCAACCAATGA
- the LOC128244121 gene encoding CD166 antigen-like, with amino-acid sequence MTGSYICRSSDIRHCKMINLTLAVPITYVNLNPTNDPVSVIDNTSYQFECETSICRPYATVKWYKDNRTIDDIADDIDLTHLSTSRLENEVTRSVLQVQPTKVDHGMRLFCLANNGGPDIYSSKQILDVLYEPSIPKCQFNSSIVNENIYIREGQDLSIECSADGYPPPFLIWTYPGGTFSGPTLSLRKVAKDASGNFTCSAQNTLKPTYGLEVTRATSFTFVVNVYGNNLSYVLYHLKLILDKDSMMFICLCLDSILSIRPFHLNVR; translated from the exons ATGACTGGATCGTACATATGTAGATCGTCGGATATTAGACATTGTAAAATGATTAATCTTACTCTTGCAG TTCCTATTACGTATGTGAATCTAAACCCGACGAACGATCCAGTGTCGGTCATTGATAACACCAGTTATCAGTTTGAATGTGAGACATCCATTTGTCGCCCATACGCTACAGTGAAATGGTATAAAGACAACAGAACTATCGATGACATTGCTGACGACATTGACCTTACACACCTATCAACATCAAGGCTAGAAAACGAAGTTACAAGAAGCGTTCTACAAGTTCAGCCAACAAAAGTCGACCACGGAATGAGATTGTTTTGTCTTGCTAATAACGGAGGTCCTGACATATATTCTTCGAAGCAAATTTTGGATGTATTGt ATGAACCGAGCATTCCAAAGTGTCAATTCAATAGCTCAATTGTGAATGAAAATATCTATATACGGGAAGGTCAGGATCTCAGCATTGAATGTTCAGCTGATGGTTATCCACCCCCTTTTCTGATTTGGACTTACCCTGGAGGAACTTTCTCCGGTCCTACCCTTAGTTTAAGAAAGGTTGCAAAAGATGCGAGTGGGAATTTTACATGCTCTGCCCAAAATACTTTGAAACCAACCTATGGACTAGAAGTCACGCGAGCTACAAGCTTTACCTTTGTTGTTAATGTTTACGGTAACAATCTTTCTTACGTACTCTATCACCTTAAACTCATATTAGACAAGGATTCaatgatgtttatatgtttgtgtctagATAGTATATTGTCGATTCGGccatttcatttgaatgttcGGTAA
- the LOC128225076 gene encoding pregnancy-specific beta-1-glycoprotein 2-like isoform X2: MGKEDIISFEVNTTSVKEGSAVLFKCLSQKQTYVIEFLRDSSYLGKCSIFNCLVISTDYITSKNTSSDSYNENYLTIKLFIQTMAGSYTCRSMETGDSKMINLTIAAPITYVNLNPTNNPVSVIENTSYQFECETSIGRPYATVRWFKDNRTIDNIADDIELTPLSTSSQLNEVTRSVLQFQPTKHDHGMRLFCLANNGGPDIYSAKAVLDILYGPSTPTCQFNSSMVNESIYIREGQDLTILCSADGNPPPFLTWTYPGGTYSGPTLRLSKIATDASGNFTCSAENTLKPTDEQEVIGSTTFTFAVNVHFPIDAVFISSPTKDVVVLQDNEELIVKCECLDGIPKATFEWFFRQCNQ; the protein is encoded by the exons atgggtaaggaAG ATATAATATCATTTGAAGTAAACACAACGTCTGTTAAAGAAGGCAGTGCAGTTCTTTTTAAGTGTTTATCTCAAAAACAGACGTATGTTATAGAATTCCTTAGGGACAGTAGTTATCTCGGAAAATGTAGTATTTTTAATTGCCTTGTTATAAGTACTGATTACATTACATCAAAAAACACTTCTAGTGACAGTTACAACGAGAACTATCTGACCATTAAACTTTTCATACAAACAATGGCTGGATCGTACACCTGTAGATCGATGGAGACTGGAGATTCTAAAATGATTAACCTAACTATTGCAG CTCCCATAACATATGTGAATCTCAACCCGACGAACAATCCGGTGTCGGTTATTGAAAACACCAGCTATCAGTTTGAATGTGAGACATCCATTGGTAGACCATACGCTACAGTACGATGGTTTAAAGACAACAGAACTATCGATAACATTGCTGACGACATTGAGCTTACACCTCTATCAACATCAAGTCAACTGAACGAAGTTACAAGAAGCGTTCTACAATTTCAACCAACGAAACATGACCACGGAATGAGACTGTTTTGTCTTGCTAATAACGGAGGTCCTGACATATATTCTGCAAAGGCAGTTTTGGATATTTTGT ATGGTCCAAGTACTCCAACGTGTCAATTCAACAGCTCAATGGTTAATGAAAGTATATACATACGGGAAGGTCAGGATCTCACCATTTTATGTTCAGCTGATGGTAATCCACCACCTTTTCTGACGTGGACGTACCCTGGAGGAACTTACTCTGGTCCTACCCTCCGTTTAAGCAAGATTGCAACCGATGCGAGTGGGAACTTCACATGCTCTGCGGAAAATACTTTGAAACCAACCGATGAACAAGAAGTAATTGGCTCTACCACCTTTACCTTTGCTGTTAATGTTCACT TTCCGATCGATGCAGTATTTATTTCTTCACCAACAAAAGACGTGGTCGTCTTACAAGACAACGAAGAGCTTATTGTCAAGTGCGAGTGTTTAGATGGTATACCAAAAGCAACGTTTGAATGGTTTTTTAGACAATGCAACCAATGA